One genomic segment of bacterium includes these proteins:
- a CDS encoding DNA polymerase, producing MHHASGATGRLSSSDPNLQTLPLRPELGRRIRKAFVAPAGCVLVSADYSQIELRLLAHISGEVRLLDAFRAGDDVHAATAAVLYGVEKNDVSQDQRNAAKVVNYSLIYGKGVYGLASDLGIGRAEAKAFIDGYFAKYPAVRAWMDSGLERARELGYTVTLFGRRRPFGELNSPNRPVREAAERAALNAPLQGTAADICKLAMIRAEKLLNECDCGARLLLQIHDELLVECPEGEKERVGGMLREAMENACEGLINLQVPLAVEVGSGRNWLAAL from the coding sequence CTGCACCACGCGTCCGGGGCCACCGGGCGGCTCTCCTCCAGCGACCCGAATCTGCAGACCCTCCCCCTCCGCCCGGAGCTGGGGCGCAGGATTCGCAAGGCCTTCGTCGCCCCCGCGGGGTGCGTCCTGGTCTCCGCGGACTACTCGCAGATCGAATTGCGCCTGCTGGCCCACATCTCGGGCGAGGTGCGGCTGCTCGATGCGTTCCGCGCCGGGGACGACGTTCACGCCGCCACCGCCGCCGTCCTCTACGGCGTCGAGAAAAACGACGTGAGCCAGGACCAGCGCAACGCCGCCAAGGTGGTCAACTACTCGCTCATCTACGGCAAGGGGGTGTACGGCCTGGCGTCGGACTTGGGCATCGGCCGGGCCGAGGCCAAGGCGTTCATAGACGGCTACTTCGCGAAATACCCGGCGGTGCGGGCGTGGATGGACTCGGGATTGGAGCGGGCGCGGGAACTGGGGTACACGGTGACTCTTTTCGGCCGCCGGCGCCCCTTCGGCGAGTTGAACTCGCCCAACCGACCGGTCCGGGAGGCCGCCGAGCGCGCCGCCCTCAACGCGCCGCTCCAGGGCACCGCCGCCGACATCTGCAAGCTGGCCATGATCCGCGCCGAGAAGCTCTTGAATGAGTGCGACTGCGGGGCGCGGCTGCTCCTGCAAATCCACGACGAGCTACTCGTCGAGTGCCCCGAAGGGGAGAAGGAGCGCGTGGGCGGGATGCTGCGGGAGGCGATGGAAAACGCCTGCGAGGGGCTGATCAATTTGCAGGTGCCGCTGGCGGTCGAGGTTGGGAGCGGGCGGAATTGGCTCGCGGCCCTTTGA
- a CDS encoding DUF3108 domain-containing protein, giving the protein MKMLCIAAVVATLTLPALAGTDELPFGPGEKLIYSVSYGDTKAGICVMKVVKQVTYEGHLCLKLVMELRSSTAFSDFFYVKDDIESLFDVSNLGTRRYEKHLVEGDYTADETLYYDQEDHTITREGDVLDGVVASGCDALAAFYHVRAQDIRIGGALSFPYADATRNETVQVKVIRKETVTVPAGTFECYLVQPLLDEETGIFRQRGQVYIWVSADEYKIPVKITGLTWFGEVRCELEEFIQG; this is encoded by the coding sequence ATGAAAATGCTCTGCATTGCAGCCGTCGTCGCCACCCTCACTCTCCCCGCCCTCGCCGGCACGGACGAGCTACCCTTCGGCCCCGGCGAGAAGCTCATCTACAGCGTCTCCTACGGCGACACCAAGGCCGGCATCTGCGTCATGAAGGTGGTCAAGCAGGTCACCTACGAGGGGCACCTGTGCCTGAAGCTCGTCATGGAGCTGCGCTCTAGCACCGCCTTCAGCGACTTCTTCTACGTCAAGGACGACATCGAGAGCCTCTTCGACGTGAGCAACCTCGGCACGCGGCGCTACGAGAAGCACCTCGTCGAGGGTGACTACACGGCCGACGAGACTCTCTACTACGACCAGGAAGACCACACCATCACCCGGGAGGGCGACGTGCTCGACGGGGTCGTCGCCAGCGGTTGCGACGCCCTGGCCGCCTTCTATCACGTCCGCGCCCAGGACATCCGTATCGGTGGCGCGCTTTCCTTCCCCTACGCCGACGCCACCCGGAACGAGACCGTCCAGGTCAAGGTCATCCGGAAGGAAACCGTCACCGTCCCGGCCGGCACCTTCGAATGCTACCTCGTCCAGCCCCTCCTGGATGAAGAAACCGGCATCTTCCGCCAGCGCGGTCAGGTTTACATCTGGGTCAGCGCCGACGAATACAAGATTCCCGTGAAAATCACCGGCCTGACCTGGTTCGGCGAGGTACGGTGCGAGCTCGAGGAGTTCATCCAGGGCTGA
- a CDS encoding glycosyltransferase family 9 protein: MNKERILLVRHDALGDALVTLPAAAALRASFPEAEVAVLAGERGEWAFERAGFQVLPDPGGFSGTVALLRDYGPRVVIVASPGGRIPLAAWAARVPVRIGYARRLWGFAYNRPLFISRRRSGAHEAALALALLRPLGIRVNRIEPPRLEPLPTAVAEIGIFLKNLGIFGKYAVLHPGSGGSATEWPPGHYRELARMLIEKGYGVMVSGVERERIAAEGVVVGLNGPCASLAGLTDLDRLAALIAGAALFVSSGTGPMHLAAALGVPQVALFNRKPTINPARWRPLNPRARIITPPGPEGDLDAIQPRSVLEAAIGLETRPDYRYTEPTPSPSFPRPENRRPTRKGSP; encoded by the coding sequence GTGAATAAAGAGCGGATACTCCTGGTCCGACACGACGCCCTGGGCGACGCCCTGGTCACCCTCCCCGCGGCGGCGGCCCTCCGGGCGAGTTTTCCCGAAGCCGAGGTCGCCGTCCTGGCCGGCGAGCGGGGCGAATGGGCCTTTGAAAGAGCGGGGTTCCAGGTTCTCCCCGACCCCGGCGGTTTTTCCGGGACCGTGGCGCTTCTCCGGGACTACGGACCGCGGGTGGTCATCGTGGCGAGCCCTGGAGGCAGGATTCCCCTGGCGGCCTGGGCGGCGCGGGTGCCGGTGAGAATCGGCTACGCCCGGCGGCTCTGGGGCTTCGCATACAACCGGCCGCTGTTTATCAGCCGGAGGCGCTCCGGGGCCCACGAGGCGGCGCTCGCCCTGGCCCTCCTCCGACCTCTGGGGATACGGGTAAATCGCATCGAGCCACCGCGTCTGGAGCCTTTGCCCACGGCCGTTGCTGAAATCGGAATTTTCTTGAAAAACCTGGGAATTTTTGGAAAATACGCAGTCCTGCACCCCGGCAGCGGCGGCTCGGCCACCGAGTGGCCCCCAGGGCACTACCGCGAGCTGGCGCGAATGCTCATCGAAAAGGGGTACGGCGTCATGGTCTCCGGGGTAGAGAGGGAGAGAATCGCGGCGGAGGGCGTCGTCGTCGGTCTAAACGGTCCGTGCGCCAGTCTGGCCGGACTGACCGACCTGGACCGCCTGGCGGCGCTCATCGCGGGCGCGGCCCTCTTCGTCTCCTCCGGCACCGGTCCGATGCACCTGGCGGCGGCCCTCGGCGTTCCCCAGGTCGCCCTCTTCAACCGAAAACCCACGATCAACCCAGCCCGCTGGCGCCCGCTGAACCCCCGGGCGCGGATTATCACGCCACCAGGACCCGAAGGCGACCTGGACGCCATCCAACCCCGCTCCGTGCTCGAGGCCGCGATTGGCCTGGAAACCCGGCCCGATTACCGCTATACTGAGCCAACTCCTTCGCCCTCTTTCCCAAGGCCGGAGAACCGCCGACCGACGCGAAAGGGTTCTCCATGA